The following are from one region of the Thermoflexus hugenholtzii JAD2 genome:
- a CDS encoding DUF1028 domain-containing protein, with protein MILCATFSIVAFDPARQEWGVAVASKFLAAGAVVPWARAGAGAVATQSYANTRFGPEGLDRMAKGLSAEETLAHLLAADPEREKRQVGLVDRAGRAAAFTGAECLPWAGHRIGEGFCCQGNLLVDARTLEAMAETFVKTTGELADRLVAALLAGDRAGGDRRGRQSAAILVVREGGGYGGFNDRYMDLRVDDDPDPVAKLKDLVELHHLYFGTPRPEDQIPIDAALAREIQRLLRHVGLYTGEITGVYDEATRRALETLFGIENLEERWQPGDAIDRVAWEFLRRRFPLPEGDA; from the coding sequence ATGATCTTGTGCGCCACCTTCTCCATCGTGGCCTTCGACCCGGCCCGCCAGGAGTGGGGCGTGGCCGTGGCCTCCAAGTTCCTGGCCGCCGGCGCCGTGGTGCCCTGGGCCCGGGCCGGCGCCGGGGCGGTCGCCACCCAGTCCTACGCCAACACCCGCTTCGGCCCCGAAGGCCTGGACCGGATGGCCAAGGGGCTCTCCGCCGAAGAAACCCTGGCCCACCTCCTGGCCGCCGACCCCGAGCGCGAGAAGCGTCAGGTCGGCCTGGTGGACCGGGCCGGCCGGGCTGCCGCTTTCACCGGTGCCGAATGCCTCCCGTGGGCCGGCCACCGGATCGGCGAAGGGTTCTGTTGTCAGGGCAACCTCCTGGTGGACGCGCGCACCCTGGAGGCCATGGCCGAGACGTTTGTGAAAACGACCGGGGAGCTGGCGGATCGCCTGGTCGCCGCCCTGCTCGCCGGCGACCGCGCCGGCGGCGACCGCCGCGGCCGTCAGTCCGCCGCCATCCTGGTGGTCCGCGAGGGCGGCGGCTACGGCGGCTTCAACGACCGCTACATGGACCTCCGGGTGGACGACGACCCGGACCCGGTGGCGAAGCTGAAGGATCTGGTGGAGCTCCATCACCTCTACTTCGGAACCCCTCGGCCGGAGGACCAGATCCCTATCGACGCCGCGCTGGCCCGGGAGATCCAGCGCCTGCTGCGCCACGTCGGCCTTTACACCGGCGAGATCACCGGGGTTTATGACGAGGCCACCCGCCGCGCCCTGGAGACGCTGTTCGGCATCGAGAACCTGGAGGAGCGCTGGCAGCCCGGCGATGCCATCGACCGGGTCGCCTGGGAGTTCCTCCGCCGCCGCTTCCCCCTTCCGGAGGGAGATGCATGA
- a CDS encoding ribonuclease J, whose amino-acid sequence MAQVLRIVPLGGLGEIGKNMMAIEYGRNILIIDAGIMFPENDMLGVDFIIPDWQYLRDKKAWVRAIVVTHGHEDHIGALPFLIREIPAPVYATPLTRGLIEVKLKQAKVIEGVTLHTVQAGDRLTIGPFTVELFRVCHSIPDGVGLGITTPAGLIVHTGDFKFDQTPVDGKPTDFATLAEFSKRGVLALLSDSTNADRPGWTPSERVIDPAFDAAFRQAKGRIIVATFASLISRFQQVIQAAVRHGRKVAFAGTSMLENVKIAQKLGYLEIPPGVLIRLDEMDRYPPSQVVILTTGAQGEPSSVLARMAAGQHPQLKIVPGDTVILSAHPIPGNEEMVHRTINRLFQRGADVLYDPIAPVHVSGHASQEELKLMINLVRPQYFIPIHGEIRHLKAHARLAMELGIPAERIFTVENGWVIEFRDGQGRIAERVPGGYVFVDGALIGDIGPEVLREREVLSREGFVVAIVRRDPRTGRIIGRPELITRGFTFAREAEELLAGAEELILETARSANGEGKSRQALAQRIQNALADYLYRHTRRRPMIIPVVTE is encoded by the coding sequence ATGGCTCAGGTGTTACGGATTGTGCCCCTGGGAGGGTTGGGGGAGATCGGCAAGAACATGATGGCGATCGAATATGGCCGCAACATCCTGATCATCGACGCCGGGATCATGTTCCCGGAGAACGACATGCTGGGGGTGGATTTCATCATCCCCGACTGGCAGTATTTACGGGACAAGAAGGCATGGGTACGGGCCATCGTGGTCACCCATGGGCATGAGGACCACATTGGGGCCCTCCCGTTCCTGATCCGGGAGATCCCGGCGCCGGTCTACGCCACGCCCCTGACCCGGGGGCTGATCGAGGTCAAGCTCAAGCAGGCGAAGGTCATAGAGGGGGTCACCCTGCACACGGTGCAGGCCGGGGACCGGCTGACCATCGGGCCCTTCACCGTGGAGCTGTTCCGGGTCTGCCACAGCATCCCGGACGGCGTGGGGCTGGGGATCACCACCCCGGCGGGCCTGATCGTCCACACCGGGGATTTCAAGTTCGACCAGACGCCGGTGGACGGCAAGCCGACGGATTTCGCCACCCTGGCAGAGTTCAGCAAGCGGGGGGTGCTGGCTCTGCTCTCTGACAGCACCAACGCCGACCGCCCCGGCTGGACGCCTTCGGAGCGGGTGATCGACCCGGCCTTCGACGCCGCGTTCCGCCAGGCGAAGGGCCGCATCATCGTGGCTACCTTCGCCTCCCTGATCTCTCGCTTCCAGCAGGTGATCCAGGCCGCGGTCCGCCACGGGCGCAAGGTCGCCTTCGCCGGGACCAGCATGCTGGAGAACGTAAAGATCGCCCAGAAGCTGGGCTATCTGGAGATCCCTCCCGGGGTGCTCATCCGCCTCGACGAGATGGATCGGTATCCGCCGTCTCAGGTGGTGATCCTCACCACCGGGGCCCAGGGAGAGCCCTCCTCGGTGCTGGCCCGCATGGCCGCCGGCCAGCATCCCCAGCTCAAGATCGTGCCGGGCGACACGGTCATCCTCTCCGCCCACCCGATCCCGGGCAACGAAGAGATGGTGCATCGAACCATCAACCGGCTCTTCCAGCGGGGAGCCGATGTGCTCTATGATCCGATCGCCCCCGTGCACGTCTCCGGCCACGCCAGCCAGGAAGAGCTGAAGCTGATGATCAACCTAGTCCGGCCTCAGTATTTCATCCCCATCCACGGCGAGATCCGGCATCTGAAGGCCCACGCCCGCCTGGCCATGGAGCTGGGGATCCCGGCCGAGCGCATCTTCACTGTGGAGAACGGCTGGGTCATCGAGTTCCGGGACGGCCAGGGGCGGATCGCCGAGCGGGTGCCCGGTGGTTACGTCTTCGTGGACGGGGCCCTCATCGGCGATATCGGCCCGGAGGTGTTGCGGGAGCGCGAGGTCCTCTCCCGCGAAGGGTTCGTGGTCGCCATTGTGCGGCGGGATCCCCGCACCGGGCGGATCATCGGGCGGCCGGAGCTGATCACCCGCGGGTTTACCTTCGCCCGGGAGGCGGAGGAGCTGCTCGCGGGAGCCGAGGAGCTGATCCTCGAGACCGCGCGCTCAGCGAACGGGGAGGGGAAGTCCCGCCAAGCCCTCGCCCAACGGATCCAGAACGCCCTCGCCGACTATCTCTACCGCCACACCCGCCGTCGTCCGATGATCATCCCGGTGGTGACCGAGTAG